A single window of Archangium gephyra DNA harbors:
- a CDS encoding tetratricopeptide repeat protein: MRPSRLLTRAVPLLALVGLGAVAAPASRRPQVDTQAMREAISAAANDDGIASPASYAHYLRAKLLSFQGQHRDAVYALRLALATDENNPHLLTQLGEEYARLGDLTKAERELRRVVKTWPAHYAGRLMLGRVLLEAGKPARARMHLRRAIQLKPREPEAYLVLAQLHLDGRANEQAVKVVEELAAALPGEASGYRRLGLALAERGDSTRAQQLLARAIERDPGDVESLTVLAQIHEKAGQLSDAEEALARTLERDPDNQAVLMSAGRLALRLGSPVRARAYFDRLLSISSDPEITVRVALAFLSARDPTSTVEVLDAARKGRGASPRISYYAGLVHERLRHFDAAATAYAEVPLTSELFPEARARRAVCLSQAGAHATALALLREALAEHPDDTELWVHQARAQERAGEPARAVATLKEALARKPSSELYEALASTLQRQKRSAEAVSLLREAISREPREPALRYVLANVLLARGDEEEAITCMRGVLEVDPEHAAAMNFIGYLLAQRGRDFAEAERLVRRALQLRPDTGSFLDSLGWIHYQRGDYPRALQSLERAVELEPEEPVILEHLGDAYQRVSRPGDAVGAWRRALEVLALNPEAADPPDQRVLLERKLKLLSTGAADR, from the coding sequence GTGCGCCCGAGCCGACTCCTCACCCGAGCCGTACCGCTCCTGGCCCTCGTGGGGCTGGGTGCGGTCGCGGCGCCCGCCTCGCGCCGGCCCCAGGTGGACACGCAGGCCATGCGCGAGGCCATCTCCGCCGCGGCCAATGACGACGGCATCGCCTCGCCCGCCAGCTACGCCCACTACCTCCGGGCGAAGCTGCTGAGCTTCCAGGGCCAGCACCGGGACGCGGTGTACGCGCTGCGGCTGGCGCTGGCCACCGACGAGAACAACCCGCACCTGCTCACGCAGCTGGGCGAGGAGTACGCGCGCCTGGGAGACCTGACGAAGGCCGAGCGCGAGCTGCGGCGCGTGGTGAAGACCTGGCCGGCGCACTACGCCGGCCGGCTGATGCTGGGGCGCGTGCTGCTGGAGGCCGGCAAGCCCGCGCGCGCCCGGATGCACCTGCGCCGCGCCATCCAGCTCAAGCCCCGCGAGCCGGAGGCCTACCTCGTCCTCGCGCAGCTCCACCTGGATGGTCGCGCGAACGAGCAGGCGGTGAAGGTGGTGGAGGAGCTGGCGGCGGCGCTGCCCGGCGAGGCCTCCGGCTACCGGCGCCTCGGGCTGGCACTGGCCGAGCGGGGCGACTCCACGCGGGCCCAACAGCTGCTGGCGCGGGCCATCGAGCGGGACCCCGGTGACGTGGAGTCGCTGACCGTGCTCGCGCAGATCCACGAGAAGGCCGGGCAGCTCTCCGACGCCGAGGAGGCCCTGGCGCGGACGCTGGAGCGGGATCCCGACAACCAGGCGGTGCTGATGAGCGCCGGCCGGCTCGCCCTGCGGCTCGGCTCGCCGGTGCGGGCGCGGGCGTACTTCGACCGGCTGCTGTCGATCTCCTCGGACCCGGAGATCACCGTGCGGGTGGCGCTGGCCTTCCTGTCCGCGAGGGATCCCACCTCCACCGTGGAGGTGCTGGACGCCGCGCGCAAGGGGAGGGGAGCCTCGCCCCGCATCTCCTACTACGCGGGCCTGGTGCACGAGCGGCTGCGCCACTTCGACGCGGCCGCCACCGCCTACGCCGAGGTGCCCCTCACCTCCGAGCTCTTCCCCGAGGCACGTGCCCGCCGCGCCGTCTGTCTCTCCCAGGCGGGAGCACACGCGACCGCGCTCGCCCTGCTGCGCGAGGCCCTCGCCGAGCATCCCGACGACACGGAGCTGTGGGTGCACCAGGCCCGGGCCCAGGAGCGCGCCGGGGAGCCCGCGCGCGCCGTGGCCACGTTGAAGGAAGCCCTCGCGCGCAAGCCGTCCTCGGAGCTGTACGAGGCGCTCGCCTCCACGCTGCAGCGCCAGAAGCGCTCCGCCGAGGCCGTGAGCCTGCTGCGGGAGGCCATTTCACGCGAGCCTCGCGAGCCGGCCCTGCGCTACGTGCTCGCCAACGTGCTGTTGGCGCGGGGCGACGAGGAGGAGGCCATCACCTGCATGCGCGGTGTGCTCGAGGTGGACCCGGAGCACGCCGCGGCCATGAACTTCATCGGCTATCTGCTGGCCCAGCGCGGCCGGGACTTCGCCGAGGCCGAGCGGCTGGTGCGGCGCGCGCTGCAGCTGCGCCCGGACACCGGCTCCTTCCTCGACTCGCTGGGGTGGATCCACTACCAGCGGGGCGACTACCCGCGCGCGCTGCAATCGCTGGAGCGGGCGGTGGAGCTGGAGCCCGAGGAGCCCGTCATCCTCGAACACCTGGGGGATGCCTACCAGCGCGTGTCCCGGCCCGGTGATGCGGTGGGGGCCTGGCGGCGCGCGCTCGAGGTGCTGGCCCTCAATCCAGAGGCCGCCGATCCGCCGGATCAACGGGTGCTCCTCGAGCGCAAGCTGAAGTTGCTATCCACGGGTGCCGCGGATCGCTAA
- a CDS encoding alpha/beta hydrolase, whose product MARFDEGFFTGKDGLRLYWMSEQPDEPRAHVAVVHGYGDHIGRYRTTFDALTAQGFAVHGFDYRGHGRADGRRGFCASWPDYLEDLAAFWERVRSAAGGRKLFVLAHSHGGLMTVHLLGRGGLQGVSGMVLSAPYFKLAITPPAMKLVAAKAVGRVLPWMPIKTELTPKDLSRDEAVQEAVRQDPLYNHIVTPRWFIQSTEAQARVMTLAPEVKVPLFLLSGADDGVASVETGRAFFEAVGSKDKVYKVYPGMRHEPLNELGKEEVQGDISNWISAHL is encoded by the coding sequence ATGGCGCGCTTCGACGAGGGTTTCTTCACCGGGAAGGACGGGCTGCGGCTGTACTGGATGTCCGAGCAGCCGGACGAACCCCGCGCGCATGTGGCGGTGGTGCACGGCTACGGCGACCACATCGGCCGTTACCGCACGACGTTCGACGCCCTCACGGCCCAGGGATTCGCCGTGCACGGCTTCGACTACCGGGGCCACGGCCGCGCCGACGGGCGCCGCGGCTTCTGCGCCAGCTGGCCGGACTACCTGGAGGACCTGGCGGCCTTCTGGGAGCGGGTGCGGAGCGCCGCCGGTGGGCGCAAGCTCTTCGTGCTCGCGCACAGCCATGGCGGCCTGATGACGGTGCACCTGCTGGGGCGCGGTGGCCTCCAGGGGGTGAGCGGCATGGTGCTGTCAGCACCTTATTTCAAGCTCGCCATCACGCCGCCCGCGATGAAACTCGTGGCCGCCAAGGCGGTGGGCAGGGTCCTCCCGTGGATGCCGATCAAGACGGAGCTCACGCCCAAGGACCTGAGCCGGGACGAGGCGGTGCAGGAGGCGGTACGTCAGGACCCCCTCTACAATCACATCGTGACCCCGCGCTGGTTCATCCAGTCCACCGAGGCCCAGGCCCGGGTGATGACGCTGGCCCCGGAGGTGAAGGTGCCGCTCTTCCTGCTCAGTGGAGCGGATGACGGCGTGGCGAGCGTGGAGACCGGACGCGCCTTCTTCGAGGCCGTGGGCTCGAAGGACAAGGTGTACAAGGTGTATCCGGGGATGCGTCACGAGCCGCTCAACGAGCTCGGCAAGGAGGAGGTCCAGGGCGATATCTCCAACTGGATCTCCGCGCATCTCTGA